A genomic window from Salvia splendens isolate huo1 chromosome 11, SspV2, whole genome shotgun sequence includes:
- the LOC121753750 gene encoding uncharacterized protein At1g26090, chloroplastic-like, which yields MASSPSPLLPRSLFPPQDFRYFSPVRTVQIRRASKKPEKAHPMILAVAASNAEVQPAKLVTFLGKGGSGKTTAAVFAAQHYATLGLKTCLVIQSQDPTAEYLLNCKIGSSSPVQCNANLSAVRLETTKMILEPLKKLKQADQQLKMTQGILEGVVGEELGVLPGMDSIFSSLELERLVGFFLTQRKGGKAKYDVVVYDGVNTEETIRMIGATSKARLYLKYMRMLAEKTDMGRVAGPSLLRLVDDALSLSGNAVNRTSPEIWDYLEQTLEKGSSIFAEPDRFGCYLVLNPDNPLSLNLALRYWGCVIQAGAQISGAFGIPTQNSPTASAEAVKNSFAPLPYALIPHLIFSNHLHWDEIIASDHSTYARELLSDTTSEILSSVTFDMPNKSVNLFIPGFDKSEIKLYQYRGGTELLVEAGDQRRAIRLPRQIQGKVGGAKFVERRLVITMR from the exons ATGGCATCCTCCCCTTCGCCCCTTCTTCCTCGATCACTATTTCCGCCTCAAGATTTCCGCTATTTTTCTCCAGTTAGAACAGTTCAGATAAGAAGAGCAAGTAAGAAACCAGAAAAAGCTCACCCTATGATTCTGGCTGTCGCCGCCTCCAATGCTGAGGTTCAACCGGCCAAATTGGTGACTTTCCTCGGCAAAGGCGGCTCCGGAAAAACTACCGCCGCTGTGTTTGCAGCTCAG CATTATGCTACATTAGGGCTCAAAACATGTCTGGTGATACAATCTCAAGATCCCACCGCTGAGTATCTTCTAAACTGTAAAATTGGATCATCTTCACCTGTCCAGTGCAATGCCAATTTGTCTGCTGTTAGACTAGAAACCACTAAG ATGATTCTCGAGCCGCTTAAGAAGCTCAAGCAAGCTGATCAACAGCTCAAAATGACACAAGGTATTCTTGAAGGG GTGGTTGGTGAAGAGCTCGGTGTTCTTCCCGGTATGGATTCCATATTTTCTTCTTTGGAACTTGAACGCCTCGTGGGGTTCTTCCTGACTCAGAGAAAAGGTGGGAAAGCAAAGTATGACGTAGTCGTCTATGATGGTGTAAACACTGAAGAAACTATACGGATGATTGGTGCTACCAGTAAAGCAAG ATTGTATTTGAAATATATGAGGATGCTGGCTGAAAAGACTGATATGGGGAGGGTGGCCGGGCCGTCTCTCTTGAGACTTGTGGACGATGCCCTGAGTCTAAGTGGCAATGCTGTCAATCGAACGAGTCCAGAGATATGGGATTACTTAGAACAAACATTGGAG AAAGGATCATCTATCTTTGCAGAACCTGATAGATTTggctgctatcttgtgctgaacccCGATAATCCATTATCACTAAATTTAGCGTTGCGGTACTGGGGTTGTGTGATTCAAGCTGGCGCACAAATATCCGGTGCATTTGGCATACCTACTCAAAATTCCCCAACGGCATCAGCAGAAGCAGTCAAGAACAGCTTTGCACCATTGCCTTATGCTCTCATTCCACATCTCATATTCAGCAACCACCTCCATTGGGATGAGATCATCGCGAGTGATCATAGTACATATGCGAGAGAACTACTTTCAGACACTACCAGCGAGATCTTATCTTCAGTGACGTTTGATATGCCCAATAAATCTGTGAATCTGTTCATACCAGGTTTTGACAAGTCAGAGATCAAGCTATACCAA TATAGAGGTGGAACAGAGCTGCTAGTAGAAGCAGGCGATCAGAGGCGTGCAATTCGTCTCCCTCGTCAAATTCAGGGGAAGGTAGGAGGGGCCAAATTCGTTGAGAGGAGACTTGTGATTACAATGCGATAG
- the LOC121754398 gene encoding F-box only protein 6-like, whose product MVESGKTGASRKKGRKERRGGFGKADEIMEGEIWKDFPEDLFESLLARVPIATFFRFRSVCRKWNSLLTSQSFSQQYGEVEHSKPWFYAITYEDIYTRTGAMYDPSYAITYEDIYTRTGAMYDPSSNKWHHPTMPDLPTKVIKSPVASAGGLICFVDFHHKSIYVCNPLTRSFKELPARCGKPMWDDAAVRMTQTRNESSLFSQFAY is encoded by the coding sequence ATGGTTGAATCGGGAAAAACTGGAGCCTCTCGAAAGAAAGGTAGAAAGGAGCGAAGAGGTGGATTTGGAAAAGCAGATGAAATCATGGAAGGTGAGATCTGGAAAGATTTTCCTGAGGATCTGTTTGAAAGTTTATTAGCAAGAGTTCCGATAGCAACGTTTTTCCGGTTCCGTTCAGTTTGTCGGAAGTGGAATTCATTGCTTACTTCCCAAAGCTTCTCCCAGCAATATGGTGAAGTAGAGCACTCAAAGCCTTGGTTCTATGCCATCACCTACGAGGACATATATACAAGAACGGGAGCAATGTACGATCCTTCATATGCCATCACCTACGAGGACATATATACAAGAACGGGAGCAATGTACGATCCTTCATCGAACAAGTGGCACCATCCAACTATGCCTGATTTGCCAACCAAAGTGATCAAGTCACCAGTGGCATCAGCTGGAGGTCTCATCTGCTTCGTTGACTTCCATCACAAAAGCATCTACGTGTGTAACCCTCTGACGAGGTCATTCAAGGAGTTGCCAGCCAGGTGTGGGAAGCCGATGTGGGATGATGCAGCTGTACGGATGACGCAGACGCGGAATGAatcttcattattttcacaattTGCTTATTAG
- the LOC121755944 gene encoding probable isoprenylcysteine alpha-carbonyl methylesterase ICMEL1 isoform X2, whose translation MPLILIWLLALDFSCCDILGFRLITRFLALGCYSFLLFPGFLQVGYYYFVSDRVRRGIVYGDLRRNRLDLYLPKNSDGPKPVIAFVTGGAWIIGYKAWGSLLGQQLSDRDIMVACIDYRNFPQATIGDMVKDAAQGISFICNNIAEYGGDPNRVYVMGQSAGAHIAACALLEQAIKEASGEKTSWSVSQIKAYFGLSGGYNLLNLVDHFHNRGLYRSIFLSIMEGEESLKKYSPEVMAQDPNNRNAVSLLPPTILFHGTADYSIPSISSTSFVETLRGLGVQAESILYEGKTHTDVFLQDPMRGGRDDMFEDLVAMIHSGDPEALARDNTAPPKRRLVPEIMLRFARRVSPF comes from the exons ATGCCTCTGATACTTATCTGGTTACTCGCATTGGATTTCAGTTGCTGCGATATATTGG GCTTCAGATTGATCACCAGATTTCTTGCCCTTGGCTGTTATTCTTTCCTTCTTTTTCCTGGATTTCTTCAAG TGGGATATTATTACTTCGTCTCTGATAGAGTACGTAGAGGTATAGTTTATGGCGATCTTCGCAGAAATAG GCTTGATCTGTATTTACCAAAAAATAGTGATGGACCAAAGCCAGTCATTGCATTTGTAACCGGTGGAGCCTGGATTATTGG CTATAAAGCGTGGGGTTCTCTTCTAGGACAACAGTTATCAGACAGAGATATTATGGTTGCTTGCATAGATTACAG GAACTTTCCTCAGGCAACTATCGGTGATATGGTTAAAGATGCTGCTCAAGGTATCTCATTTATATGCAACAATATTGCTGAATACGGAGGGGACCCTAATAG AGTATATGTAATGGGACAGTCAGCCGGTGCACACATTGCTGCTTGTGCTCTACTAGAGCAGGCAATCAAAGAGGCCAGTGGCGAAAAGACTTCATGGAGCGTGTCTCAGATCAAAGCTTATTTCGGTTTATCTGGAGG GTACAATTTGTTGAACCTGGTAGATCATTTTCATAATCGAGGTTTGTACCGCTCAATTTTCCTAAG cATAATGGAGGGGGAGGaatcactaaaaaaatattctccAGAAGTAATGGCTCAGGATCCTAACAACAGAAATGCTGTTTCTCTGTTACCTCCTACAATCCTTTTCCATGGAACTGCAGACTATTCTATCCCCTCCATTTCCAG CACAAGCTTCGTTGAGACCCTCCGAGGCTTGGGAGTGCAAGCTGAGTCGATTCTGTACGAAGGCAAGACGCACACGGATGTGTTCCTTCAG gATCCTATGAGAGGTGGCAGAGATGATATGTTTGAAGATTTGGTGGCCATGATTCATTCCGGAGACCCCGAAGCTTTGGCACGGGATAACACAGCACCTCCAAAGAGGCGGCTTGTACCCGAGATCATGCTGCGATTTGCCCGCAGGGTCAGCCCATTCTGA
- the LOC121755944 gene encoding probable isoprenylcysteine alpha-carbonyl methylesterase ICMEL2 isoform X1 — protein MKPPHLLPVSIPNGAPPYSRLIKAAPDTASSLAASAAMLIGSELDLGAAVSRILMPPEEEKKKDEGSPLIPRISSYTEAATSNSYQHQKRRRRAASDNSLLTLEGGGGCRSLRQDAGRDASDTYLVTRIGFQLLRYIGVGFRLITRFLALGCYSFLLFPGFLQVGYYYFVSDRVRRGIVYGDLRRNRLDLYLPKNSDGPKPVIAFVTGGAWIIGYKAWGSLLGQQLSDRDIMVACIDYRNFPQATIGDMVKDAAQGISFICNNIAEYGGDPNRVYVMGQSAGAHIAACALLEQAIKEASGEKTSWSVSQIKAYFGLSGGYNLLNLVDHFHNRGLYRSIFLSIMEGEESLKKYSPEVMAQDPNNRNAVSLLPPTILFHGTADYSIPSISSTSFVETLRGLGVQAESILYEGKTHTDVFLQDPMRGGRDDMFEDLVAMIHSGDPEALARDNTAPPKRRLVPEIMLRFARRVSPF, from the exons ATGAAGCCGCCGCATCTACTTCCCGTATCAATCCCGAACGGCGCGCCGCCGTATTCTCGGTTGATCAAGGCTGCACCGGACACGGCGTCGTCCTTGGCGGCCTCCGCGGCAATGCTGATCGGATCGGAACTCGATTTGGGGGCGGCGGTGTCGAGGATTTTGATGCCgccggaggaggagaagaagaaggacgAAGGGAGCCCCCTGATTCCGAGGATTTCCAGCTATACGGAGGCGGCGACTTCCAATTCCTACCAGCACCAGAAGCGACGCCGCCGTGCCGCCAGTGATAACTCCCTTTTGACTCTGGAGGGGGGCGGCGGCTGCCGCTCTCTCCGCCAGGACGCCGGGAGAGATGCCTCTGATACTTATCTGGTTACTCGCATTGGATTTCAGTTGCTGCGATATATTGG GGTAGGCTTCAGATTGATCACCAGATTTCTTGCCCTTGGCTGTTATTCTTTCCTTCTTTTTCCTGGATTTCTTCAAG TGGGATATTATTACTTCGTCTCTGATAGAGTACGTAGAGGTATAGTTTATGGCGATCTTCGCAGAAATAG GCTTGATCTGTATTTACCAAAAAATAGTGATGGACCAAAGCCAGTCATTGCATTTGTAACCGGTGGAGCCTGGATTATTGG CTATAAAGCGTGGGGTTCTCTTCTAGGACAACAGTTATCAGACAGAGATATTATGGTTGCTTGCATAGATTACAG GAACTTTCCTCAGGCAACTATCGGTGATATGGTTAAAGATGCTGCTCAAGGTATCTCATTTATATGCAACAATATTGCTGAATACGGAGGGGACCCTAATAG AGTATATGTAATGGGACAGTCAGCCGGTGCACACATTGCTGCTTGTGCTCTACTAGAGCAGGCAATCAAAGAGGCCAGTGGCGAAAAGACTTCATGGAGCGTGTCTCAGATCAAAGCTTATTTCGGTTTATCTGGAGG GTACAATTTGTTGAACCTGGTAGATCATTTTCATAATCGAGGTTTGTACCGCTCAATTTTCCTAAG cATAATGGAGGGGGAGGaatcactaaaaaaatattctccAGAAGTAATGGCTCAGGATCCTAACAACAGAAATGCTGTTTCTCTGTTACCTCCTACAATCCTTTTCCATGGAACTGCAGACTATTCTATCCCCTCCATTTCCAG CACAAGCTTCGTTGAGACCCTCCGAGGCTTGGGAGTGCAAGCTGAGTCGATTCTGTACGAAGGCAAGACGCACACGGATGTGTTCCTTCAG gATCCTATGAGAGGTGGCAGAGATGATATGTTTGAAGATTTGGTGGCCATGATTCATTCCGGAGACCCCGAAGCTTTGGCACGGGATAACACAGCACCTCCAAAGAGGCGGCTTGTACCCGAGATCATGCTGCGATTTGCCCGCAGGGTCAGCCCATTCTGA